The window GCCACTCCCCCGCGCAGGTCACCGATCCGCGCGCGCAACGCCGCCACGGCGATCGCCTCGACCTCTCGCGCGGCCCGCTCACGTCGCCTCGAGCGCAGCCCACCGGTCTTCTCCAGCCAGGCGCGATGCGCGTCGATCGCCGCGAGCACGTCGTCCACGCCCTCGTTCCGCGCCGCCACGGTCTTCACGATCGGTGGCCGCCAGTGGGCGTCGTCGGCGTAGCGTCCGCCGAGCCCGAGCATGCCCTGCAGGTCACGGACCGTCGATTGTGCACCGTCCCGGTCCGCCTTGTTGACGACGAACACGTCGGCGATCTCCAGGATGCCGGCCTTCGCCGCCTGGATACCGTCCCCCATCCCGGGCGCGAGCAGGACGATCGTCGTATCGGCCAGCGACGCGATCTCGATCTCGGCCTGCCCCACGCCGACGGTCTCGACGAGGATCACGTCGCAGCCGGCGCCGTCGAGCACGCGAATCGCCTGCGGGGTGCCCCACGACAGGCCCCCGAGGTGCCCGCGCGACGCCATCGACCGGATGAACACCCCGGCGTCGGTCGCGTGCTCCTGCATCCGGACCCGGTCGCCGAGCAGCGCCCCTCCGGAGAACGGCGACGACGGGTCGACCGCCAGGACGCCGACTCGCAGGCCTCGCGCCCGGACCGCCCCGACCAACGCGTTGGTGCTCGTCGACTTGCCGACGCCGGGAGAACCGGTCAGCCCGACCACGTACGCGTGGCCGGTGTGCGGGGCCAGCGTCGCCGCGACCTCGCGCAGCGCGGGGCTGGCATCTTCGACCATGCTCACCAGCCGGGCGACCGCGCGCGGCGACCCGTCCCGCGCCTGCTCGACGAGCGCCCCGACGTCGACACCCCGCCGGCTAGACGCGCTCACGACCCTCCCCGGTTCGCCCGACGGCTGCTGCCCTCAGCGTCCGCAACACGCAGTTGCTGTTCAAGCGCCGCCAGGCGCGCGATTGTTCGAACATGGAGCCCGCTGAGGACGAGTCTGGCAGTCGAGCGGGCCGACGTCGTGACCTTGGCCCTGGCGTCGTAAGGAGGCCCGCTCGACTGTCAGACTCGCACGTCAGCGGGCCGCAACCTTAAGAATCAACGCGTCGCCCTGGCCACCGCCGCCGCAGAGCGAGGCCGCACCGACACCGCCACCGCGGCGCTGCAGCTCCAGCGCCAGGTGCAGCGCGATCCGCGCGCCGGACATCCCGATCGGGTGGCCCAGCGCGATCGCCCCGCCGTTGACGTTGACCTTCGCGTCGATCTCTTCCTCGGAGAGGCCGAGGGCCCGCGCCGAGTGGACACCGACCGCGGCGAACGCCTCGTTGATCTCGATCAGGTCCAGGTCGGCCACCGAGAGGCCTTCCTTACCCAGGGCGTGCTCGATCGCGTTCGCCGGCTGCGGCAGGAGGGAGTTGTCCGGGCCCGCGACGTTGCCGTGCGCGCCGATCTCCGCCAGCCAGGTCAGACCCAGCTCCTCGGCCTTGGCCTTGCTCATCACGACGACCGCGGCCGCACCGTCGGAGATCTGCGACGACGAACCAGCGGTGATCGTGCCGTCCTTGGCGAACGCGGCCCGGAGCTTGGCCAGGGTCTGGGTGGTGGTGTCCGCCCGCACGCCCTCGTCGGTGGAGAACACGATCGGGTCGCCCTTGCGCTGCGGGATCGACACCGGCGCGATCTCGGCGTCGAACACGCCGTTCTTCGCCGCGGCGGCCGCACGCTGGTGGCTGCGAGCGCTGAACGCGTCCTGGTCCTCGCGGGTCAGCCCGGCGACCCCGACGAACTTCTCGGTGGACTCGCCCATCGCGATCTTGTCGAACGCGTCGGTCAGGCCGTCGTGCGCCATCGAGTCGAGGACCTCGATCGAGCCGTACTTGTACCCGGCGCGCGACTTCGGCAGCACGTGCGGCGCGTTCGTCATCGACTCCTGGCCACCGGCCACCACGATGTCGAACTCACCGGCGCGGATCAGCTGATCGGCGAGCGCGATCGCGTCCAGGCCCGACAGGCAGACCTTGTTGATCGTGATCGTCGGGACGCTCATCGGAATTCCGGCTTTGAATGCCGCCGGGCGCGCCGGGTTCTGGCCGGCACCGGCCTGCAGCACCTGACCCATGATCACGTACTGCACCTGCTCGGGGGCGACCCCGGCGCGCTCGAGGGCGGCCTTGATCGCCACGCCGCCGAGATCGGCTGCCGAGAAATCCTTCAGCGACCCTTGGAGCCGCCCCATGGGGGTGCGCGCGCCGCTGACGATTACGGAAGTCATGGGACGCCTCCGAAAAGATGATTACGGGGATGTCACGTCACCATACCGATGAGTAGCTTCAATGGTGCCGTGAGAGATGCCACAGCCATCCGCGGATGGCTTCACGTACCTTCAGCGGCCACGACGCGGGAAACCGCGGAATCGTTCCACAAGCACGCTGCCGTGAGGAGCCACTGATGGCCATTCGCCGGATCGACCATGTCGGTATCGCCGTTCCGGATCTGGACGAGGCGCTCGCGTTCTACCGGGACACGTTCGGTCTCGTCGCCGAACACGAAGAGGTGAACGAGGAGCAGGGCGTCCGGGAGGCGATGTTGGTGCCGGCGGACGGCGACCCGTCGACCGGCCGGGTGCAGCTGTTGGCGCCGCTCCGGGCCGACTCCGCGATCGGCAAGTTCCTCGACCGGTCCGGACCCGGCATTCAGCAGATGGCCTACACGGTCGACGACATCGAGAAGACCAGTGAAGAGCTGCGCGCGAAGGGCCTACGGCTGCTCTACGACGCGCCGCGGCGCGGCACCGCGGGATCGCGGATCAACTTCGTCCACCCCAAGGACACCGGCGGTGTCCTAGTCGAGCTGGTGGAGCCCGGCGGCGCCCACTGACCCCGGCGGCCACGGCCGCCCCGTCCGTGGCAGCGCGAGCGCGCTGAGCTGCGGGGAGGCGGCCGCTGCCCAGCCGGACCCACCGGGTGGAGTGGGTCACAGGATGGTCTTCTGAATCATTACTGGTGGGTAACATTCGGCCACTCCCAAGCCCTGTAGGACCGATCTGGAGGCGCCGACCCGTGAAGCAGATCCTCGACGCGATCCTTGCCGATGAGCTGGACGCAGTAGGCGCGCTGGAGGTGCCCGAGTCCTACCGCGGTGTAGTGGTCCGCAAGGACGAGGTGGACATGTTCGCCGGGCGGACCACCCGCGACAAGGATCCCCGGGAATCGCTGCACGTCCAGGAGATCGCCACCCCGGAGCTCGGGCCGGGCGAAGCGCTGGTCGCGGTGATGGCCTCGGCGGTCAACTACAACACCGTCTGGACGTCGATCTTCGAGCCGGTGTCCACGTTCGGTTTCCTCGAGCGGTACGGCCGGCTCTCGCCGCTGACCAAGCGGCACGACCTGCCGTACCACGTGGTCGGCTCCGACCTGGCCGGCGTCGTGCTGCGCACCGGCCCGGGCGTGAACAAGTGGAAGGTCGGCGACGAGGTCGTCGCGCACTGCCTCTCGGTCGAGCTGGAGAGCCACGAGGGTCACGACGACACGATGCTCGACCCCGAGCAGCGCATCTGGGGCTTCGAGACGAACTTCGGCGGCCTGGCCGATCTCGCGCTGGTCAAGGCCAACCAGCTGATGCCCAAGCCCGACCACCTCTCGTGGGAGGAAGCGGCCTCCCCCGGCCTGGTGAACTCGACCGCCTACCGGCAGCTGGTGAGCAACAACGGCGCCGGCATGAAGCTCGGCGACACCGTTCTCATCTGGGGCGCCTCCGGCGGTCTGGGCTCGTACGCCACCCAGCTGGCGCTGGCGTCGGGCGCGACCCCGGTGTGTGTGGTCTCCAGCCCGGACAAGGCCGAGATCGTCCGCTCGATGGGCGCAGACCTGGTGATCGACCGCAACGCCGAGGGTTACAAGTTCTGGAAGGACGAGCACAACCAGGACCCGCGGGAGTGGCGCCGTTTCGGCGCCAAGATCCGCGAGCTGACCGGCGGTAAAGACCCCGACATCGTGTTCGAGCACCCGGGTCAGGAGACGTTCGGCGCGAGTGTGTTCGTGGCTCGCAAGGGCGGCACCATCGTTACTTGTGCCTCCACTTCCGGTTATCTGCACCAGTACGACAACCGTTACCTCTGGATGAACCTGAAGCGCATTATCGGGTCGCATTTCGCTAACTACCGCGAGGCTTACCTCGCCAACGACCTAATTGCGACCGGACGGATTCATCCGACTCTTTCGAAGGTCTACCCGCTCGAGCAGACCGGGCAGGCAGCCTTCGACGTCCACCGGAACCTTCATCAGGGGAAGGTCGGCGTGCTCTGCCTGGCGCCGGAGGAGGGTCTCGGCGTGCGGAACGAGGAGAAGCGGAACCGGCACATCGACGCGATCAACCGGTTCCGCTCACGCTGATCGATGAGGCTTGTCCAGGCCCGGTTCGCCGAGCGATCGCCACGTAGCCGGGCATCGCGAAGCGCACCGATGGTGCGCCGGGCCTGAACAAGTCTCGACCGAGGCCGTGCCGGGCGCCGTGGGGGCCGCTCGTCACGGCCTCGGTTTGTCCGGGGGAGGACGGCCCGGGCGCCACCCCGGCGGTGGGGCATCGCGTCGATTCGGAACTGCTCGTCCGACTACCCAATCGCGCCGAGGCGTCCAGAAAAGATCACACACAGTGAAATGGACGCCGTCGAAACGCGTGGTGCACCAGTGCACTGGGGTGTTCCGCTGAGTCGCGGATCAGCCGAACCGCCGTACGGTGTGTCGCTTGGGTTTTTCGCGTCGAATGTGAGAGAGGGTTCGCTAGATGCGGCCATCCGGGTCTGCGATAGTGGGCGGCATGCAGCCGACCCCCACCGAGAACAACCTCTCGTTCTTCGACTCCTCGAACACTGATCCGGGCTTCACCATCGCGCTGCGCGGGTACGACCGGCACCAGGTCAACGAGCACCTGCAGCGGCTCACCACCGAGCTGACGCAGAACCAGTCCGCGAAGTCCGAGGCCGAGCAGAAGCTCGCCGAGGCACACCACCGGGTGCGCGCGGTCGAGCAGCAGCTCACCGCGTTGCAGCAGCAGATGCGTAGCCAGCAGAAGCAGCTCCAGGAGAACTCGAAGCCGACGCTGTCCGGCCTCGGTACCCGGGTCGAGCAGTTGCTGCGGCTGGCCGAGGAGCAGGCGAACGAGCACCGCACCGAGGCGGAGAAGAAGGCCGAGGAGACTCTCTCGGCCGCCCGCCTGCAGGCGCGCGAGCTGACCGAGAAGGCCCGCGCGGAGGCGCAGTCCGTCAAGGTCGCCGCCGAGCGGGACGCCACCGGTGTGCGGGAAGCTGCCGAGCGCGACGCGGGCGAGATCCATGCCGAGGTCACCCGCGAGGTCGACGCCATCCGGGCCACCGCCGACCGCGAGACCCGGCAGATGCGCACCACGGCCGACCACGAGGTCGCCGAGCTCAAGGCACGGGTACACCGCGAGGTGGCGCAGCTGCAGGCCACCGCGGAGCGGGAGGCGACCCAGCTGCGGGCGGCGGCCAAGCAGGAGACCGAGCAGCTCCGCAACAAGGTCAAGGCGGAGACCGAGCAGCTGCGCACCACGGTGCGGCAGGAGACCGAGCAGCTGCGCAGCGAGGCCACCCGCGAGGCCGAGCAGAAGCGGGGCGAGGCGAGCCGCATCCTGGCCGAGGCACGCGAGAAGCGCGACAACGACCTGCAGGAGCTCGAGCTCCAGCTGGCCGAGCGGCGCGAGCGGGCCGAGCAGGAGGAGTCGCAGCGGCACGCGGCCGCGGTCGCCGAGACCCAGAAGCTCGTCGCCGAGGCCGAGCAGCGCGCCCGGGTCGCCGAGACCCGCGCCCGCGAGGTCGAGGCCCACACCGAGTCGCGCCGCAAGGCCGCCGAGGCCCAGGCCAAGGACATCGTCGAGAAGGCACGGGCGCTCGCCGACAAGACCGTCAGCGAGGCGCGCGCCGAGTCCGAGCGCCTGATGTCGGACGCCAAGGCCAACGCCGAGCACAACACGACGCAGGCCAAGCGTCAGGTGTCCGAGCTCACCGCCCAGCGGGACGCGATCACGACGCAGCTCGGCCAGCTGCGCGAGATGCTCGCCGGCCTGGTCGGCGGCGGCGCGGCGGCGGCCACAGTGGCGAAGGCCGCCGAGGTGGCCAAGACCGAGCCGGTCGAGGCGCCGAGCGCAAACGGGCGAGGCTGATCGATCGAGGTGTTCTCCGACGCCGGGCCCCAGCGACGTGGTCCGGCACCGGGCGGTGGCTGCACTCACCGACGGCGCGGTGACCCGGTGTACGCACCGGGTCACCAACCGTTAACAGGGTGCCGACGCCGAGACACCACATGATCGGTCGGCGCGTGGAACGATGTGTCGATGGGCGTTGCCGGCCAGGCGATTCCCACACCGGAGTTACAGAGCGCCTGACCGCCGCCATGGGGGTCCGGCTCGGAACGATGCGAGTATGACTGCATGTCGCAGGAGGACGGGCACGGCCTTCTCCCGGTGAGCGGCGGCGAACCGATGCCGTCGTTCGAGGTGGTGCTGCGCGGATACGACCGACGTCAGGTCGAAGACGCGCTGCGCCGGATGGAAGGCGAGCTGGGCGCGGTCGCTTCGGACCGCGACGCCGCGTACGCGCGTTCGGACGCGTACGCCGCCCAGGTCGAGCGGCTGCACGCCGAGATCGACCGGCTCCGCGGCGAGATCTACCACCTGCGGCAGCAGCTGGAGTACGCCGTCCGCAACCCGCACGCCGAGGTCAGCGCCCGCGTGCAGCAGATCCTCGACCTGGCAGAGGCCGAGGCGAACGAGATCCGCGCCACCGCTCAGAACGAGCTGGTGGGCGCCCGGAACACCGTCCAGCGAGCCGCCGCCGAGGCGGAGGCTGCCGCGCATCGCGTCCTGGACGACGCCGCGCGGGACGCCCGCGGCTTACTGCGCGACGCCGAGCAGGAGGTCACCCGGCAGCGCGAGGAGGCCGAGCGGGAGCTCGTCGAACACCTCATCGGGCTGCGGGAGGAGATCGCCCGCGCCCAGGAGATCATCGACGAGAACGAGGCCGAGGCCCGTCGCCGGGCGGAAGCGATCCTGCAGGACGCCGAGGAGCGCGCCACCGCACTCCCGGCCGAGGCCGAGGCCTACGCCCAGGAGGTCCGCGAAGGCGCCGACGAGTACGCCGAGACCACTCGGAGCGAGGCGGAGGCCTACTCGACGCGTACCCGGTCCGACGCCGACTCCTACGCCAACCAGCTGACGACCGCCGCGAACGAGCGGCTGTCCGCTGCCGTCAACGCCGCCGAGGAACAGGCCGAGGAGCTGGCCGCCGAGGCCCGCGAGCTGGCCAACACGATCGAGGCCGAGGCGCGCGAACGGGCGGATGCGCTGATCGCGGAGGCCGAGAGCCGGCTCGCCGAGGCAGAGCAGCGCATCGCCGACGCGGAGCAGAAGGCCGCCGCCGCGATCAAGAAGGCCGACAACCACGCCGAGGGTGTGGCCCGCGAGGCCGACGACTACGCCAGCTCCGCCCGGCGTAATGCCGACGAGTACTCGGTCACCACCCGCAAGGAGGCCGACGACCACGCCGAGCGGGTCGCCCGGCTGGCCGACGACCACGAGAGCACGGTCCGGCTGGCAGCCGACGAGTACGCGACGAGTACTCGCCGGGAGGCCGACACTTACGCCACGACGATCCGCGCCGAAGCCGATACCTACCGCACGACCACCCAGACCGCCGCGGACGAGTACGCCGAGGCCACCCGCCGTGAAGCCGACGAACACGTCGTCCTGGCGAACCGGAAGGCCGACGACCACGCGGAGCGGGTGGCCCGCGAGGCCGACGACTACGCCGCAGCCACCCGGCGCAGCGCCGAGGAGACCGCAACCCGGGTCACCGCCGAGGCGGCTGCGGAGGCCGCCCGACTGACCGACGACGCCGCGGCCGAGGCGGCCCGCCTGACCGCGGAGGCGCAGCAGCGCGCCGACGAGCTCACCGCCGAGGCCGAGGCCCGGCGCACCGCGCTCACCACCGAGGCCGCCGCAGAGGCGACCCGGATCGTCGCCGAGGCCGAGCGGGTCGCCTCCGCGCACACCGCGCAGGCGGACGAGCAGGTCCAGACGATGATCGACGCGGCCGAGCAGCAGGCCGCGCTGGTCACGCGCGACGCGGACGACACCGCGGCGACCACGGTGAGCCAGGCGCAGGAGCGGGCTCGGACGATCATCACGGTCGCCGAGGCACGGTCCCGCGACCTCGTCGGCACCGCCGAGCGGCGGGCGCAAGACCTGGTGGCCGACGCCGAGCGTCGTGCGGCCAAGGTGCGCAGCGCGGGCGAGGAGAAGGCCGCGACGCTGGTCGCGAGCGCGGAGGAGCGGGTACGGGCGCTGCAGGCCGATGCCGAGCAACGCGCGGAGGCGGTCGTCGCCGAAGCGCACGAGCAGGCAGCACAGGCCGCAGCCGAGGCCGCCGAGGCGACCGCCGACGTCTTCCGGCGCGCCCGGGAGGCCGAGGACGCCGCCGCGACCGTCCGG of the Cryptosporangium minutisporangium genome contains:
- the meaB gene encoding methylmalonyl Co-A mutase-associated GTPase MeaB, which codes for MSASSRRGVDVGALVEQARDGSPRAVARLVSMVEDASPALREVAATLAPHTGHAYVVGLTGSPGVGKSTSTNALVGAVRARGLRVGVLAVDPSSPFSGGALLGDRVRMQEHATDAGVFIRSMASRGHLGGLSWGTPQAIRVLDGAGCDVILVETVGVGQAEIEIASLADTTIVLLAPGMGDGIQAAKAGILEIADVFVVNKADRDGAQSTVRDLQGMLGLGGRYADDAHWRPPIVKTVAARNEGVDDVLAAIDAHRAWLEKTGGLRSRRRERAAREVEAIAVAALRARIGDLRGGVALDSLADQILDGKLDPYAAADALLAETSD
- a CDS encoding acetyl-CoA C-acetyltransferase; the protein is MTSVIVSGARTPMGRLQGSLKDFSAADLGGVAIKAALERAGVAPEQVQYVIMGQVLQAGAGQNPARPAAFKAGIPMSVPTITINKVCLSGLDAIALADQLIRAGEFDIVVAGGQESMTNAPHVLPKSRAGYKYGSIEVLDSMAHDGLTDAFDKIAMGESTEKFVGVAGLTREDQDAFSARSHQRAAAAAKNGVFDAEIAPVSIPQRKGDPIVFSTDEGVRADTTTQTLAKLRAAFAKDGTITAGSSSQISDGAAAVVVMSKAKAEELGLTWLAEIGAHGNVAGPDNSLLPQPANAIEHALGKEGLSVADLDLIEINEAFAAVGVHSARALGLSEEEIDAKVNVNGGAIALGHPIGMSGARIALHLALELQRRGGGVGAASLCGGGGQGDALILKVAAR
- the mce gene encoding methylmalonyl-CoA epimerase — encoded protein: MAIRRIDHVGIAVPDLDEALAFYRDTFGLVAEHEEVNEEQGVREAMLVPADGDPSTGRVQLLAPLRADSAIGKFLDRSGPGIQQMAYTVDDIEKTSEELRAKGLRLLYDAPRRGTAGSRINFVHPKDTGGVLVELVEPGGAH
- the ccrA gene encoding crotonyl-CoA carboxylase/reductase translates to MKQILDAILADELDAVGALEVPESYRGVVVRKDEVDMFAGRTTRDKDPRESLHVQEIATPELGPGEALVAVMASAVNYNTVWTSIFEPVSTFGFLERYGRLSPLTKRHDLPYHVVGSDLAGVVLRTGPGVNKWKVGDEVVAHCLSVELESHEGHDDTMLDPEQRIWGFETNFGGLADLALVKANQLMPKPDHLSWEEAASPGLVNSTAYRQLVSNNGAGMKLGDTVLIWGASGGLGSYATQLALASGATPVCVVSSPDKAEIVRSMGADLVIDRNAEGYKFWKDEHNQDPREWRRFGAKIRELTGGKDPDIVFEHPGQETFGASVFVARKGGTIVTCASTSGYLHQYDNRYLWMNLKRIIGSHFANYREAYLANDLIATGRIHPTLSKVYPLEQTGQAAFDVHRNLHQGKVGVLCLAPEEGLGVRNEEKRNRHIDAINRFRSR
- a CDS encoding cell division protein DivIVA is translated as MQPTPTENNLSFFDSSNTDPGFTIALRGYDRHQVNEHLQRLTTELTQNQSAKSEAEQKLAEAHHRVRAVEQQLTALQQQMRSQQKQLQENSKPTLSGLGTRVEQLLRLAEEQANEHRTEAEKKAEETLSAARLQARELTEKARAEAQSVKVAAERDATGVREAAERDAGEIHAEVTREVDAIRATADRETRQMRTTADHEVAELKARVHREVAQLQATAEREATQLRAAAKQETEQLRNKVKAETEQLRTTVRQETEQLRSEATREAEQKRGEASRILAEAREKRDNDLQELELQLAERRERAEQEESQRHAAAVAETQKLVAEAEQRARVAETRAREVEAHTESRRKAAEAQAKDIVEKARALADKTVSEARAESERLMSDAKANAEHNTTQAKRQVSELTAQRDAITTQLGQLREMLAGLVGGGAAAATVAKAAEVAKTEPVEAPSANGRG